The Scleropages formosus chromosome 3, fSclFor1.1, whole genome shotgun sequence genome contains the following window.
tGTTTTGGGTTTGGTGGTTTGTTGCAATGCAGCCAGGCGGCTGTTAAGATTTTAAGTCAATGTCTTTTACTACAGagagatttttcttttgtttaagtTGTGATATTTAATGACTAACAAATACCTTAGCTAATTGAACTGTTTGAAGATAGTGGCtaaatggaacattttaaagtaaaagatTTCTTCATAACGGGACCTTTTGTTTACTTCAGCTATCGAAAAAGTATGGGTCAGTGTTCACAGTCCACATAGGCTGCAAGAAAACAGTGGTCCTAGCAGGTTTCAAGACTGTGAAAGAGGCCCTGGTGAATTATGCTGAAGAATTTGGGGATCGAGAGATAAGTCCTGCATTCTATAAGATAACTGAGAATCACGGTATGAAAAATGCTTCTTTAACTAGCCTTGCCTTCTTTATTCAGAAGATATAATCGTGTTTAACTAAAACAGATGTTATACAATTAAAGCTACTTTTGTATTCATGCCTGGAGCATTCAAATATGATTGTAAAGGTAGAAGTAATACATTTCCTATAAATGCATATGACAGAAACATTTAGACTAATCCTGAATTCCATATGTATAAACGGTTACACGAAACTCTTACATGAATTCTTATTGACTCGCAGGTATCGTATTTGCCAATGGAGACTCATGGAGAGAGATGAGACGATTTGCTCTGTCCAACCTCCGTGACTTTGGAATGGGCAAACAAGTAATTGAGGAGAAAATAATTGAGGAAATCCAATATTTAACGGAGGAGATTGGAAAGTACAATGGTCAGATTATTGTTTAACTTTAATAATTACACAGGACATATTCATGACATTTgattttcacactgttttggaATCTTATGTGTGGATTTCTGTGAATTTGTTCATTCTGCTATGACTGCTGATAGAAAAATAGAAAGTGAGAAAGACATGAACAACATACAGGCCATTTGCTTAATTCAGTTATCAGTGCTGGATAAGCTGTCTTCTGTGAATCAATTCCTTTATATTCCTTTTTAGATAATTGAACTGGCATTTGGGCTGACAAAACTATATTGATATTATAgataatataatttatataacttgatataacaaaaaaaatccagtaaaaactaaaaaaaataacaaaacttgAATTTAAACCTTAAAAATTGGAGGTGCAGAAGACATCATTTAAATGAGGtgtaaatgatattttttcttaaaattgtcAGTATTtccttacatttaaaaatgaatgattcTTCAGCTTTTATCCGATGTGTTCTTCCAAAGTAACTTGTAATTGAATTCTGCTATTTGgcacttctggtagatgctaaactgcatttcattgctgtgtacctgtactatgcaatgacaataaagttctgtctatctatctatctatctatctatctatctatctatctatctatctatctatctaatattgtaatattgtaatgtaaatgacctataaatatttacatattttttcagttgggtaattttactggagtaacctTAAGctaagaaccttgctcagcaggacaacagctggaggtggaatttgaacgtTCTACccttggatgcaaaggcagcagtgctaaccagtACTCTGGCAGATGTCTCCATTAATTGCACCCGTACCCATTAAGTTAAAATAACAGCTGAATGGAaggtgtttaatttttgtagTGCAAGTTATATTTCAGTTATTAGGTAATTATTGaggatatttttctttttatgactttaagaataaaaatcacatgtatgtatatgaaacatgaaaaatattgctgaaatttaacaaaaagcTATCTTTTTATGATGAATCTTTTCTAATGCTGACAGGTCAGCCTTTTGACAACAGGAAAATCCTTCATCTTGCAGTCTCCAACATTATTTCCTCCATCATATATGGCAGCAGGTTTGACTACTTCGACCCCCTATGTCAAGAAATGATAAAGTGTATAAATGAGAGGATTGAACTTCTTGGAAAAACAGCTGTTCaggtaatattaaaaaatatttttaatgactCAGTGCAACTGCAGCCATATTGAACCACTGAAAACATTAGTTAATCTGAAATAGAGCAGGATGGTTGATGGGCAGGAAATTTGTATTATGAAATATATAGATTCTTCCATACTTAGAAACAATTGGATTTCTGACAGCATAGAGCAGAAGATCTTtaagacaaattaaataaatacaagccAATGTAGTTCATCTCagcttattattttttcaaatctcATTGAAATTTTACTAGCATTCATTCAGGCAGCTCAGATTTTGTACACCACAATAATATTAAAGACCAAAACAACGTTTAccccatatacagtatactacaTGCATTAACCTGATGACATgtgaatttgaatattttaactgCAAATTGTAGTTCATATGTAGACTGTAGTGTCAATGAATTGTTGTGTTCCTGTGCACAACACATATCTGTTGCAAGTGTGGTTCAATAACCTTTTAAATGAATGGAGAATGAATGGCCAGAATGGAGCGCTTTCTCTTCTTCACCTTGCTTCTGCAGAATTTCCGCTTTACTGACATACACAGTCTGCAGACACTGGCAGGAAGAGACatcatttactttttcttcAACTTCTGCAGGGAGTACTCAATACATTTAACACTGCCAAAACCTAACAGAACTGTTCTGCTGAATATGATATTGATGGTAtcaatttaacagaaaaatggTAGGAATGATTTTGTGGGCTTGGTTCACTAAGAGctaattaataaaacatctgGAAGTTTCAAATGACATATTGCCAGTTGCTTCATGCAAGCTTTTCAGTATAGCTATCTGACATGTTAGGTGCCAAGATTAAAGAACTGACAGGAAAGCTATGACAGTTGTCACATGAAGGGTTACATTGACCCCTCAGATAGCATCTGTTAAAGTAATGGTGTTGCTGGTCAATGTGTTGTATATACAGTAGGTCATGTACGTATACAATATGTTCTAGTAGtttttcagggggtgcggtggcacagcgggtttgtgctgtgcctgctctctggtgggtctgggcttcgagccctgcttggggtgccttgcgatggagaggcgtcctgtcctgggtgtgtcccctacccctccagccttacgccctgtgttgccaagttaagctctggctcgccgccgccctgcttgggacaagcagcttcagtgtgtgtgtgtgtgtgtgtgtgtgtgtgtgtgtgtgtgtgtatatcgtattttttcataaaaactcCCAATAGACTTACTATTACACCATATGCCACAAGTGATTTCATACAGAATCTTTCAGCAACACATTGGTGCTCAGAAAAATATCCAAGAATCAGCTCAGTTAAACCTGGAaacatttactgttttgttcatttgtagGTGTATAATTTTCTTCCTTGCTTGGGCTCATTGATGAAGGATTGGCGTGACCTAATGAAGAGCATGAAGACTTGCACAGATCAGATAAAAGCAATGATAAAGAAACTTCAGGACACACTAAATACAGAGGACAGCAGGTGCTTTATCGATTCCTTCCTCATCCGACAGCAGGAGCTCAAGGTACAGGAAAATGTATACAACGTTATTGTTTTCCAgctgaaaactgcagaaaccATTTGAGCTGGTCTCAGTTAGATCTAAAAACATACATAATCCATAGGTCCATTGTTTGAAATAGATCTGTTGTTCCACTGCAGTTTTTTGCAAGGAAATTTTCAGCAAGTGTTATAGTACACTGAGCCTCCATGCAGAAAGCTCCTGTAGAACAAAAAGTATGGcgcatgaaaatgtaaatcctTTTCATTACAACTGACTTTTGATTGCGTacaatattctttttttgcctGTTACACAGTAGTTTTACTTCCATAATGGGTCATTTTTTCCATACAGTGGCATTTTTGGGGCAGGGATAGACACATTTTTGTACcttagtgttgtttttttttgactaaATAAAGCATATTGTGGTGCGCAGCtgtctgggtttggatgggtcgAAGAATGATGCACAGGCAGTGTTCATTGAGAacgtttattagaacaccagcacacaggaccctagatcatgcaagcctttcctggatcagggccttggcgtggcagaagggcttgtgtgatctagggattTCCAGAGCTACATtgtcaggagcagtatgctcctggtaagGTCAGCCAAGgggaacaggtctggagtgaagatccagactacaacgatccaaaaacccccatgaaaaaagtaaagagGAAAAAGTTTACTTAGGGTccccaggacctacccctggagccagaccTGAGGGTAATGTTCCTAGGCAAGTgtctggtggccgggcagcccacataacccagctgggctcagcccgaaaaggcaacgtgggaggtcatgtgggcccaccacccgcagagtccaacatgggggtctgGTGCAATGCTTTTTGGGTGGCAGGAGCAGGTGGGTAACGCGTGGCGTCGCGGTTCCTCGCGACAGAAACTTGCTcctggcacgtggaatgtaacctcactggcggggaaggagtcggaactggtgcgggaggttgagagataccaactaaaTATAGTTGGACTCatctccactcacagtgttggctctggaaccagactcctcgatagggggtggtctctctcctactcaggagttgcacaggaggctgtggggatactcacaagcacCTGGCTGGATGCCATACACTTTGAATTTATcctggtggacgagagggttgcctcaatgcgacttaaggtcgcagagaggaaaactttgactgttgtgtgtgcttatgcaccaagcagcagttcagagtattcaacattcttggagagggtgggtggggttctggacagggccccacctacagactccatagtcctgttgggggacttcaacgttcatgttggcaatgactgggaaatctggagtggggtgattgggaagaacggcttgaatggtgaaatgttattggacttctgtgctagtcatgatttgtccaaaacaaacagcatgtttgaacacaaggatgctcaaaGTGTACTTAGTACCAGAACTCCTTGGggcaaaggtcaatgatcaacttgtagttgtttcatctgacttgaagcAACATGTTCCGGACACTCGGGTGCTaagctgtcaaccaatcaccatctggtggtgagttggttcagatggcggggaaaactgatgggaAGACTCGGTAGACCCAAGTGTTTAGTGAGGGTGCGCTAGGAACGACTGACGGAGGACcatgtccggaatgattttaactcacacttcaggagagcttctcccatgtcctggaggaagtAGGGGACAGGTGCCAAACTCAAGGCCCGCAGGCCAAATCCGGCCTGCCCCCTCATTTTATGTGGCCCACGAgagcttttaaattattttattgttattataaattttattttcggGACCTGAAAATGCATCTCAATTTTATTACCTGCACGATGAAGGCATctagccagtagatggcagtgtctggatatctgtttttttcctgcagcgGTCTTCTAGTGGAGTGATaggattagtaaaaaaaaatcagaatcagaacgagctttattgccaagtatgttcacacatacaaggaatttgtcttggtggcaggaacttccacagcacagacagaatgacagtggcaagatagatgagaagatagggtaagtgaataagggatgaaaaatatataaaaatatacagtacccaatattatacaCAAAAATAGtgactagttacaaatgcaagggagtgtgagtaagagatatgatgtgataaatagttataaatataaatagcgttgtgtattgcactggtttactctctatggggggatttagctgttcatgaggtagatggcctgaggaaagaaacttttcttgtgtctggctgtcctggtgctcggtgctctgtagcgccggccagatggcaagggttcgaagaggaagtggcctgaatgtgaggggtctagaaagattttgctagcccttttactgactctggacgagtgcagttcttggagagccggggggggggggggggggggggtgtgccgatgattcttccagcagtccgaactatctgctgtaatcttctgatgtctgctTTCGTAGgtgagctgaaccagacagttatagaggtgcagaggacagactcaatgactgcggagtagaattgcatcagtagctcctgtggcaggttgaactacttcagctggcgaaggaagtacaacctctgctgggccttcttcacaatggagtctatgtggggctcccacttcaggtcctgtgagatggtggtgcccaggaagctgaatgactccactgttgccacagtgctgttcatgatggtgagtggggataatgctgaggtatttctcctaaagtccacaatcatctcaaccgttttgagcgtgttcagctctaggttgttatgactgcaccagacagccagctctttaacctcctgtctgtaagcagactcgtcaccatcctgaatgaggccgatgagcgtggtgtcatctgcgaacttcaggagcttgacagaggggtcttttgcagtgcagtcgttggtgtacagggagaagagcagtggggagagcacacatccctggggggtgccaGTATTGATCGTGCGAgtcttggatgagaattttcccagcttcattagctgctgcctgtctgtcaggaagttggtgatccaccaacagatggaggtgggcacagagagttgggttaatttggataggaggaggtgtgggatgatggtgttgaagactgagctgaagtccacgaacaggattctcgcataagtccctggtttgtccagatgttgcaggatgtagtgcagtcccacgttgactgcatcatccacagacctgtttgctcggtaagcaaactgcagggggtccagcaagggtccagtgatgtccttcaggtagtccaacaccagtttttcaagtgacttcatgaccacagacgttaaggtgacaggtctgtagtcattaagtcctgtgattttgggtttcttcggaatggggatgatggtggagcgtttgaagcaggaaggaacttcgcacatctccagtgatctgttgaagatctttgtgaaaataggggccagctggtcagcacaggtttttaggcaggccggtgagacaccgtctgggcctggtgctttccttgtcttctgtttgaggaagacccgacgcacctcctcttcacagatcaaaggtgcaggaggggggaaggtgggggttactggaggtgttaattgattcgtggagagagggtctgaatgggtgtgggtttatcaaacctggaataaaactcattcaaatcgtcagccagttgttgagttgacacggtgctgggggatggtgtcttgtaatttgtgatgtctttcaggcctttccacactgatgcaggatcgttggctgaaaactgtttcttcagcttttcagagtagtttctcttagccactctgatctcctttgccagtgtgtttttggcctgtttatacaagactccgtccccgttcttgtaggcgtcttctttggcctgacgaagctgtctgagttttgcagtgaaccatggtttgtcattgttgtatgttaaatgagtcctggtggggatgcacatatcctcacagaaactgacatatgatgttacagagtctgtgagctcatctagatcgctagcagcagcctcaaaaacactccaatcggtgcactcgaagcaggcttgtaagtcctgctctgcttccccagaccatcttttaacagtccttattacaggtttagctgatttcagtttctgcctgtaggtcggtataagatgaaccagacagtgatcagagagccccaaagctgcccgtggaacagagtgatatgcatcctttactgtggtgtagcagtggtccaaaatattactgtctctggtgggacatgtaacatGCTGTCtatattttggcagttcacgggagagatttgctttattaaagtccccgagaatgattataacagagtccgggtgttgttgctctgtgtcagtgatctggtcgcccagctgttgcagcgctgcgttcacgcacgcttgcggtggaatgtaaacacttacgaggatgaacgaggaaaactcccgtggcgagtagaaaggcttgcagttgatgaagagcgcttctaggtcgggacagcacatcttcttcaaaaTAGGAATAGACCCATCATGtcgaagaaaagaaaagctgatGAGAGATGGGAAAGCGAATACATGTTTGTGCTTAATGGAAACAAGCCGGTGTGTCTTTGCTACAAAGCCGTTGCCGTGCTCAAGGAATGCAATTTACGTCGGCACTTTGACACCAAACAGGGAGCTAAGTATGCTAACCTTAGCCACcaagaaaagcaacaaaaggTACAAGAATTGAAAAACAGCCTGCATTCTCAGTAGAATTTGTCTGCAAACGTTTCTGCAAAAAATGATGCAGCAATGAAAGCCAGCTTTATTGTGGCTGAAGAAATCGCCCGGGCTCCCAAGTGTTTTTCAGAAGgtgcatttttaaagcagtgtATGCTGAAAATATGTGAGCAGGTCAGGTGTGCCCCGACCAGAAACCGGCGTTTAACAATGTTAGCTTGTCAAGGAATACTATTGCGGACCGAGTCAGGGAACTAGCGGGAAATCTGACGACACAGCTGGCTGAAGAAGTGTGCAGTTTTCTGGCGTTTTCGTTAGCTGTTGACGAAAGTACCGACATTACTGATAGATACGGCGCATCTAGCCATTTTTTTAAGAGGTGTGAAGGCAGACTTGTCTGTCAGGAGCTCTTGGATGTGATCGCTATGCACGGAACGACAACAGGGAGGGACATTTACACTGCGGTAGAGAAGTCcatcagtaaaattaaattttatgaatgaaatgttCTTTGATGTATAAGTAatgattttttcttaatttgatgaattaatttaatttagaataTCACAGAGAAATCTGAGCATGTGCTCACATACAACAcaagcatgtgtttttgttaccacattaatttttttaaataaactgtacaatagTTGTACACTTGTATACACTGTCATTATTTGTCCTGGGCTTCTGCGTTCAAAGCTAGGTATTAATTGAGTTATTACCAAAACCAGTAGTAGTAATCGAATGCAGAGAAAATTATGCAATGTAATAAAAGAGTAGATACATTCATATAGTCTTACAATTACAACCGGCCCTTTGAGAGCAACCATAACACTGATGTGGCCCAGGATGAAattgagtttgacacccctgCTAGGGactatatctcacagttggcctgggaatggctgagTTGggggaagttgtgggggacaggggaggctgggcctctctgctctccctgttgccactgcaaccctagaTGGACAAGCGGACAAGaaaagggatggatggatggatggatggatgatggatggatgaatggtcCGAGGACCCTTTTTCCTCCAGGACTTACGCCCCAAGCTAGCGTCCCAGCCTGCTTAATGCCCCACACCCGGCTTTCTCTCCttcccactggcaaacacagtcaccccattattttcctcATAAGTGCCCCCAGCgattgaacactttttttttttttacatcttacCCATAATTAAACTATCTACAACAGATCCATTTCTTTCCCAAACTCTCAGTAACGCAAATAGTTACAATATTTATCTGTATAATACCATGGAAATATTGACTACTAGCATAAATAAATCTCATGATCAGTTGAAGACCATCTCACATCAATACAAAAAGCATTGTAGTGTTGGAATAGCatccatgtgctttgcagagtgactTGGGCAGTGAAATTGTGAACTTTTTTAGTTACATCACAAACATCCACCTGTTCACAATGACCACAAAGCAAACTGCTAGTACCATTAGCCTTAGCATGTATCATATACACCCAGAAATGCATGTGGACATATCATCCACAATGTTACTTGGGGTGTTGGGAATTTTTGGGTCTTTTTCCCAGGCCACCCAACTGGAGTTGATCAGATCTCAGTCTGCTTCCAAGTAGCGCTGCGCTGAATCTACAGTTCAGCTGTACAGTTCTCATCCACATCATCGGGATGAGATTGCTGATTGCAGTATAAAATGCTGACAATGGGACTCGGATATATTGTCATTCATTCAACTGTTcccaaatatacatttacattttttgctttctgcCTCAGAAATCTGGAGAGCAGAACTTCTTCACTGAAAAGAATTTGATCTTTAGTGTCATGAACCTATTTGGTGGTGGAATTGAGACTACTGCAACCACACTTTGCTGGGGACTGTTGCTCATGGCCAGATATCCCCACATACAGGGTAAGTTCATGTAGACACACAGGCTTGAAGTACAGGTTTTCTGTTGTATACAGGAGGCACAACAAACTGAAGAACATAAAACTTGCTGCTTCAAAATGTGTAACATTAATTAGTGCAGCATGACAGGGTAAAACATACAGCATTGTCACCACCTACTGTTAGGTCGTGTTCGGGAGGAGCTGACTAGGGTAACTGGTAGTCGGCAGCCAAGGGTCGAGGACAGGAAGAACCTGCCGTACACAGATGCTGTGATCCATGAAATCCAGAGGATGGCCAACATTCTTCCAATGAGTGTCCCCCACATCACCTCTTGTGATGTGATGTTCCAGGGTTTTCATATCAAGAAGGTGAAATCTGTTCATTGCCTTAGGAAGTGTTTCCTACAAGTGATGGAGGGCAATGCTTAGCACTGATCATGAACACctacaaatgtataaaaatagttttcctgtgtttgttttggctaaagatgtcttttttattgctgttgatGGTATGTTGCTCTAATTTGTCTGTGCATTGCTTCTGGAGGGGACCACTGTGTATCCACTGCTGATGTCTGTACTGTATGATGAGAATGAATGGGAGACTCCCTACACATTCAACCCTGGACACTTCCTGGACAAGCAGGGTCGGTTCATAAAGAGGGACGCTTTCTTGCCCTTCTCTGCAGGTACTGTAAATAACTAAATTGATTGAGATTCCTATCCTTATGATGTTgttaatgaaatataataaagaaaagaaatgtgtaaataaggCTATATGATTAGTGTACTGTACTCGAAGGTCAACATCTCTAGAAGGATTCTGTGGCTTTACCAAAGAAGCGTGTTTTTTGTTTTCGACCTTGTACAAGATTCTGAgtgctgaaatgtgaaaatatgatttttctACATGTTGTATTATATGGCAACAATATTTGCATGTTAATCTTTCTTTCAGGGCGACGGGTTTGTCTTGGTGAGAGCCTGGCCAGAATGGAGCTCTTTCTCTTCTTCACCTCACTGCTACAGAATTTCTACTTTACTCTTTCTTCCGGGTTGTCTGAGGCTGAGTTTGACGCCATTGCAGCTAATGGATTTGACTTCAGCCCACCCCTCCACCAATTGTGTGCTATCAGTCAAGCCTGACGGTCCGGATGTGAACATTTCAACTGTGTTAGCCCAATGTACTCCACCTTAATTTGACATTGCAGAGCTAAAAACTTGTTACACAAAAAATTGTCTTTGAAACATGGTGATCGATTTGTTGTTGAATTCCTTCataaatgcagaagacattacaGTAAAGTCTTCATTAACCAACTTATATGAAACCAACATTAAGACGCATAGCTGAAAATGTTGGATAATATGGAGATTGTGTATGCAGGTTAAAGGAAAGATTGAAGTCTGGTGTAAGTTTGAAAACTTTTCACTCATACAGTAaacacttatatttattcatgtagctgacacttttctccaatgcatcTTACAgcaattttactcatttatacagctggataattttattggaacGATTTAGGCTTAACAATCTTGCTCAAgtatactacagctggaggtgaagctCAAACCTGCCATCTTCAGCTCAAAAggaagcagctttaaccactacactaccagctctgtTTTGCACTTGCATTGAGTGTACGAAATCTTCAAtaggaaattaataaaattagtaATATAgttcggaccggg
Protein-coding sequences here:
- the LOC108928854 gene encoding cytochrome P450 2K4-like, which codes for MSLVEGLFQTPGSFTLLGFLLVLGVLYLFSTSKKQRNEPPGPRPWPVLGNLLQLNPRRLHVNFFELSKKYGSVFTVHIGCKKTVVLAGFKTVKEALVNYAEEFGDREISPAFYKITENHGIVFANGDSWREMRRFALSNLRDFGMGKQVIEEKIIEEIQYLTEEIGKYNGQPFDNRKILHLAVSNIISSIIYGSRFDYFDPLCQEMIKCINERIELLGKTAVQVYNFLPCLGSLMKDWRDLMKSMKTCTDQIKAMIKKLQDTLNTEDSRCFIDSFLIRQQELKKSGEQNFFTEKNLIFSVMNLFGGGIETTATTLCWGLLLMARYPHIQGRVREELTRVTGSRQPRVEDRKNLPYTDAVIHEIQRMANILPMSVPHITSCDVMFQGFHIKKGTTVYPLLMSVLYDENEWETPYTFNPGHFLDKQGRFIKRDAFLPFSAGRRVCLGESLARMELFLFFTSLLQNFYFTLSSGLSEAEFDAIAANGFDFSPPLHQLCAISQA